The DNA region ATAATGCTCTCTCCCCGCGTGGTATACTATTTTCCTGTCGCACAGAATAAAGTAAATCATATCGAAAGGGTGGCGCAGAGTACTGCGCAAAGGGGGCGAGGAAGCGAATGACAGATGTGTTCAGGCTGCTGCTTGACCGGAAAGAATTTTTCAGCCACCTGTTTATCGATCATTTACGAATTTCGCTGACCGCCGGCGCGATCGCGGTTACCCTTGGCCTGCTTGCCGGCATTTTGATCAGCGAATACCGGAGGATCGCCAAACTGACGCTGGGTCTAGAACATCGAAAGGCTCCACCCCCTATTCCATTATTGAAATACAGAATATTCAGTCTAATTTTGCGTATATCGATACACAAATCTGATGGTACGTTATCATAATGACAAAATCAGCGATGATTTTTGCTATTCCTTGACCCGGAATTTGAATTTCGCCCAGGGTTCCAGCAAGTCCAGCAGGAATACCTCTTCATCCACAATTCTGCCGACTACATTGGTCTTGCCGCTGTTTTTCATGCTCTGCAGCGCAATATGCAATTCCCCGGCATAGCGGTCATAGAGCGACGATTCGATTAAAATATCGCCGCGCTGCAGATCCGGCGTATGAAAGGGCGGAAAGTGCCGGCCTTTATACTTGACCCGGGATTGGGTTGATCGAATCACGTATTCTGAAACGTCGCCGCGGTTAAAGTGAAACTCATCCAGAACGATTGTCCGCTCCAAAGCTGGAATATCTTTTTCCAGTTCCACGCTGAATTCCAACATGTCCTTGTTCACCATGCTTACGCTCTTGAGTTCCGCTTCCGAGGCAAACGCGTTGGCAATTATGATGTCATCAATCAGCCCCGTAGCCAACAGATGTTTGACCTGTGTTTCAATGGGCAATCCGCGGTGCATCTCCAAGGTGCAAAGCCCCTCTGAGACCGGCCATGGCCCAAATTCGGCGGCGGAAGAGTTAACAAACGCCGCCGTGCGGATGCCGTGTTCTTTAAAATGCTTACTGCATTTCTTGAAATGTTCATAACCCAATCCGGTATAAACATGCGGATAAAAGTTATGGCATCCTAAAATATGGTCCACATTGGGCTTATAGGACAGCACCGTATCTAAGTATTTGGTCCCGTTGCTGGCATTTAATTCTACCTTTAGCCCATAGGGATTAAAGGTCATAATCGATTCTTCCATCCCGCTGAATCCAAGATCCAAACGAATACCCTGCAATCCTAATTCGTAAAAGAAAGATAAATCATGGTAGTTTGCTCCAACAGCCCTGAATATAGAGGGATCAACATCCGCAATAACTTCCATGCCATGTTTTTTAGCTACAGACGTCATCTGTTTAAACTCAGCCATGACATCCTGCGGGTCTCTGTCCGCTGCGGAAATTAAACACGTGAAGATGCGCTTAAAACCATATTGGCCGGCCAAATCGATATAGGCTAAGGTATTCTCCAGCGGTGCGCCATTCCGGTATACTGATATTCCTAACTGTTTCATACCGATACTCCTTTATAGACAAGCATTGAAATGACGGTATATCCTCTATCGATGATGAACATGGGTATATAATTCAATGATCTCGTTAGCAAGATCTTTTACAGTAATCGAAGTCATAAGATGGTCTTGGGCATGAATAAGCAGTACCGATAATTCTGTTTTTTTTCCGCTTGCCTCAGCTTGGATTAAACCGGTTTGCACGACATGAGCTCTGGAGATCTTTTCGTTGCATTGCTCCATAAGCTCCTTTGCTTTTGCAAAGTCTTTGGACTTCGCGCATTGAATTGCTTCCATTGCGCAACTCCTCGCATCACCGCTCTCCAATATAATTTTAACTGCGACCTCTTCCATGTTGATTTACACTCCCTCTAATTGGTTTTGGAGCCTATCCTTTGACGCTCGTCGTTTCTGCCTTGGACACCTGGTCCCGGTCTTTTTTATCTCCTTGGCTCTGCGCAAGAATAACAAATGGTAAATAAATCAGTATGCCAATCACAATATTAATCAAAGCCAGCAAGCCGCCCATCACCGAACCGGTAACCAAGAAACCGCCGATAACCGGGGGAGTCGTCCAGGGCATCATTGCTATTGTTCTCGGAACAATTCCGGCGGCAATGGCAAGATAGCTGGTAATGGTCAGCAAGATCGGCGTAAGTACGAAGGGTACAAGATAAATCGGATTCAGACAAATCGGCAACCCGAATAGCATGGGTTCATTGATGTTAAATAACGCCGGTGCAGCGGTAAGTTTCGTGATATCTTTCATATCCCGCCGCTTCGCCGCGATCATCAAGGCAGCTACCAGACTAAACGTTGTTCCTGCGCCGCCCATCCAAACAAACGCATCGAAAAAGGGCGGAGTTACAATATGAGGAATGGATTGCCCGGCTTGAAACGCCGCAATATTGTTATTGATGTTCGGCAGGTAAACCGCATTCGTCAGCGGCAGTATGATGTTTGAGCCATGCAGGCCAAAGAACCATAGGATATGAATAAGGAACGCTACAAATATCGCGGAGCCCAGCTGATCGGCGAAGCCGGAAATAGGCGCCTGAATCGCTTTAAAGATCGCTTCATGCAGATTGGTTACACCCGCAGCGGTAAGGATGCATTGAATCAGAGCAAACAACATGATGACAACCATCGAAGGAATTAAAGCGGCAAAGGATTTTGCCACAGCGGGGGGAACCGCTTCCGGCATTTTAATAACCAGTTTGGAATTGCCCATCAGTTTCACAAAGATTTCCGTTGAAACGATCGCAGCAAACAGGGCCACAAACAAGCCTTGCGCTCCCAGGTAGCTAAAGGGGATCGCCCAATCTTTTTCCGAACCGCTGTATAGCATAAGCAATGCGCCAAAGGCGACCAAGCCTGCCGCCATTCCGTCGGCTTCGTAAGATTTGGCCAGACTGTAGCTTACACTAAAAACGACCACCAAAGACATAATTGCATAGCTGCCTGTCCATACATTGCCGCCAAAGCTTTTCCAGGATTCTCCGAAAATCTTGGTCATAAACTCTTGATATGCCGTCACCGGAAAACTGTTAATCAGAATGGCTAACGCTCCCACCGTGAGCAATGGCATAATCGCGACAAAACCGTCCCGTATTGCGACCAAATGCCGTTGTGCCCCGAATTTCGCCGCAACGGGAACAAAATATTTCTCTAAAAAACTAATAACCGTACCCATTTATTTCTCACCCTTTCATTTTACGTTTATATACAATTGCCGCTTCTTCTAGATTTCATTGCCCACCCTACAGCGCCTTGTCTTTGACTAAACGCAGGGCGTGTTCCAAGACATTTTTCCCGTTCATCGTTCCATAATCGGAAAAATCGATAACATCCACAGGAACCCCCTTTGGTTCCAACAGGTCTTTCAGCTTAGTCAGCAAAAATTTCACTTGCGGTCCTAACAGCAAAACATCCATATTATTCATGTTATTCTTCAAGTCTGCCTCGGCAATGGCGGTAACCTTGGCTTGAATTCCTTCTTTGACCGCTACGGTATTCATTTTGCAAACTAAAAGACTGGTAGACATCCCCGACGAGCATACCAGCATGATTCTGACCATCCTATCCCTCCTCCCGCTTTTTTGCTCCGCTACACGTAAGTATATAAAGCAATACGCATGCCAACATTTACCTATCCGTTAATCTTGCAAAAATAACCGGCAACCCCCCTGATTAGGCGGATTTGCCGGCATGCATAAAGGACTCCGCAACGAATAAAAGCCAAGGGGTAGCGTGTATATTTCTTACACACAACCCCTTGGCTTCTCTGTTTACTGTGTATTTCATTACACACTATGTTGATTTTCCATAATGACCCGCACAATATACGCCAATTCATTTTTCGCTGATTACAATATGGTATTTATGCTCTAAAAATCTTAATTTTGCGCCCATCATGGCAAATTCTTTGCTGTAAGTTTTCTGATAAGCCTGCAAATCGTAAAAAGCCCTGCTTTCGCCCCCATGAATTAATTTGTCTACCAT from Acetonema longum DSM 6540 includes:
- a CDS encoding DUF871 domain-containing protein, giving the protein MKQLGISVYRNGAPLENTLAYIDLAGQYGFKRIFTCLISAADRDPQDVMAEFKQMTSVAKKHGMEVIADVDPSIFRAVGANYHDLSFFYELGLQGIRLDLGFSGMEESIMTFNPYGLKVELNASNGTKYLDTVLSYKPNVDHILGCHNFYPHVYTGLGYEHFKKCSKHFKEHGIRTAAFVNSSAAEFGPWPVSEGLCTLEMHRGLPIETQVKHLLATGLIDDIIIANAFASEAELKSVSMVNKDMLEFSVELEKDIPALERTIVLDEFHFNRGDVSEYVIRSTQSRVKYKGRHFPPFHTPDLQRGDILIESSLYDRYAGELHIALQSMKNSGKTNVVGRIVDEEVFLLDLLEPWAKFKFRVKE
- a CDS encoding PTS sugar transporter subunit IIB, which translates into the protein MVRIMLVCSSGMSTSLLVCKMNTVAVKEGIQAKVTAIAEADLKNNMNNMDVLLLGPQVKFLLTKLKDLLEPKGVPVDVIDFSDYGTMNGKNVLEHALRLVKDKAL
- the celB gene encoding PTS cellobiose transporter subunit IIC; translated protein: MGTVISFLEKYFVPVAAKFGAQRHLVAIRDGFVAIMPLLTVGALAILINSFPVTAYQEFMTKIFGESWKSFGGNVWTGSYAIMSLVVVFSVSYSLAKSYEADGMAAGLVAFGALLMLYSGSEKDWAIPFSYLGAQGLFVALFAAIVSTEIFVKLMGNSKLVIKMPEAVPPAVAKSFAALIPSMVVIMLFALIQCILTAAGVTNLHEAIFKAIQAPISGFADQLGSAIFVAFLIHILWFFGLHGSNIILPLTNAVYLPNINNNIAAFQAGQSIPHIVTPPFFDAFVWMGGAGTTFSLVAALMIAAKRRDMKDITKLTAAPALFNINEPMLFGLPICLNPIYLVPFVLTPILLTITSYLAIAAGIVPRTIAMMPWTTPPVIGGFLVTGSVMGGLLALINIVIGILIYLPFVILAQSQGDKKDRDQVSKAETTSVKG
- a CDS encoding PTS lactose/cellobiose transporter subunit IIA, which codes for MEEVAVKIILESGDARSCAMEAIQCAKSKDFAKAKELMEQCNEKISRAHVVQTGLIQAEASGKKTELSVLLIHAQDHLMTSITVKDLANEIIELYTHVHHR